From the Brassica napus cultivar Da-Ae chromosome A8, Da-Ae, whole genome shotgun sequence genome, one window contains:
- the LOC106382387 gene encoding probable sugar phosphate/phosphate translocator At1g12500, which produces MVEAQSWTTRRMSNPRFDAAATTTPTVIDIPGTPPHSSASSNGKPFFLSSPTVSPSVLTAAIIAAWFGSNIGVLLLNKYLLFYYGFRYPIFLTMTHMLSCAAYSSAVINIAGIVPRQHILSRRQFLKILALSAIFCLSVVCGNTSLRYIPVSFNQAIGATTPFFTAVFSFLITCKTESTEVYLALLPVVSGIVLASNSEPSFHLFGFLICVASTAGRALKSVVQGIILTSESEKLHSMNLLLYMAPMAACILLPFTLYIEGNVLRILIEKARTDPLIIFLLAGNATVAYLVNLTNFLVTKHTSALTLQVLGNGKAAVAAGVSVLIFRNPVTVMGVAGFGVTIMGVVLYSEARKRSKLLNQK; this is translated from the exons ATGGTGGAAGCTCAATCATGGACCACGCGGCGGATGAGCAACCCGAGGTTCGACGCCGCCGCCACCACCACACCAACAGTCATCGACATCCCCGGAACACCTCCACACTCCTCCGCCTCCTCCAATGGAAAACCCTTCTTCCTCTCCTCCCCCACAGTATCTCCCTCCGTCCTCACGGCGGCGATTATCGCTGCCTGGTTCGGTTCCAACATAGGAGTCCTCCTCCTGAACAAGTACCTCCTCTTCTACTACGGCTTCCGCTATCCAATCTTCTTGACCATGACGCACATGCTCTCCTGCGCCGCCTACAGCTCCGCCGTCATCAACATCGCCGGTATCGTGCCGCGTCAGCACATCCTCTCCCGCCGTCAGTTTCTGAAGATTCTTGCACTCTCGGCGATCTTTTGCCTATCCGTAGTGTGCGGCAACACTTCTCTCCGTTACATCCCTGTTTCTTTTAATCAGGCGATCGGAGCCACCACGCCGTTCTTCACCGCCGTCTTCTCTTTCCTCATTACCTGTAAAACAGAGTCCACCGAAGTTTACTTGGCTTTGCTTCCCGTCGTTTCCGGCATAGTTCTCGCTTCTAACTCCGAGCCTTCGTTTCATCTCTTTGGTTTCCTCATTTGCGTCGCTTCCACCGCCGGTAGAGCTCTTAAATCCGTCGTCCAG GGGATTATTCTGACGTCAGAATCAGAGAAGCTACATTCAATGAATCTTCTGCTCTACATGGCTCCAATGGCGGCTTGTATCTTACTACCATTTACGCTATACATCGAAGGAAACGTACTAAGGATCCTAATTGAAAAGGCGAGGACCGATCCATTGATCATCTTCTTGCTCGCAGGGAATGCGACAGTGGCATATTTAGTAAATTTGACGAACTTCTTGGTGACAAAGCACACAAGTGCTCTCACCTTGCAGGTTTTAGGCAACGGGAAAGCCGCGGTGGCTGCCGGAGTTTCGGTTTTGATATTTAGGAATCCGGTGACGGTGATGGGTGTTGCCGGATTTGGAGTCACGATTATGGGAGTGGTTCTCTATAGCGAAGCTAGGAAGAGATCCAAGTTGCTTAACCAGAAGTGA
- the LOC106379919 gene encoding protein HOTHEAD, giving the protein MMDRVWLWRFFAALSLFLHSPICYSDKAPNYSFMRDATGSPTTSYYDYIIIGGGTAGCPLAATLSQNSSVLLLERGGAPYNNPNITRLSAFGAALSDLSEASPSQRFISEDGVINARARVLGGGSALNAGFYTRAGTKYVRNMGWDGGLANESYSWVEAKVAFQPPMGRWQTAVRDGLLEVGIVPNNGFTYDHINGTKFGGTIFDHNGDRHTAADLLEYADPNGITVLLHATVHRILFRTRGTTKPIANGVVYRDRTGQAHRAYLKEGSSNEIIVSAGTLGSPQLLMLSGVGPSAQLQAQNITVVMDQPHVGQGMYDNPMNAVFIPSPVPVEVSLIEVVGITGEGTYVEAAGGENFGGGGSSGSGSSARDYYAMFSPKATLLESNSMKLSSAQPFQGGFILEKVMGPLSTGHLELRTRNPNDNPVVTFNYFQHPDDLKRCVRGIQTIERVVQSKAFARFKYADMPFEYLLNLTASTPVNLRPPRSGPGASLPPSAEEFCQHTVTTIWHYHGGCVVGRVVDGDYKVIGIDRLRVIDMSTVGYCPGTNPQATVMMLGRYMGVKIMRERLINK; this is encoded by the exons ATGATGGATAGAGTATGGTTATGGAGATTCTTTGCTGCTCTTTCTTTGTTCCTGCATTCTCCAATTTGTTATTCTGACAAag CTCCAAACTACTCCTTCATGCGCGACGCGACAGGGAGTCCAACGACGTCGTACTACGACTATATCATCATCGGTGGCGGGACCGCCGGATGCCCTCTAGCCGCAACGCTATCTCAAAATTCTAGCGTTTTGCTACTGGAACGCGGTGGCGCGCCATACAATAACCCAAATATCACGAGGCTCTCGGCTTTCGGAGCCGCTCTTTCTGATTTGTCCGAAGCCTCACCGTCTCAGCGTTTCATATCGGAGGATGGCGTCATTAACGCACGTGCTAGAGTTCTCGGCGGCGGAAGCGCTCTCAACGCCGGCTTCTACACACGTGCCGGTACCAAATATGTTAG AAACATGGGTTGGGACGGAGGACTAGCGAACGAGTCGTACAGTTGGGTAGAAGCCAAAGTGGCGTTTCAGCCGCCGATGGGACGGTGGCAAACCGCCGTTAGAGATGGCTTATTGGAAGTTGGAATCGTCCCAAATAATGGTTTCACTTATGATCACATCAATGGCACGAAATTTGGAGGTACTATTTTTGATCATAACGGTGATAGACACACCGCCGCCGATTTGCTGGAGTACGCCGATCCAAATGGTATCACCGTCCTTTTGCATGCTACTGTCCACCGGATATTGTTTCGGACTCGAG GTACCACCAAGCCAATAGCCAACGGAGTTGTGTACCGAGACCGGACCGGTCAGGCCCACCGAGCTTACTTAAAGGAAGGCTCATCTAATGAGATCATAGTATCCGCCGGAACCCTAGGGAGCCCACAGCTCCTTATGCTAAGCGGCGTCGGGCCATCAGCTCAACTACAGGCCCAAAATATCACGGTGGTGATGGACCAGCCTCACGTGGGTCAAGGGATGTACGACAACCCTATGAACGCCGTGTTCATCCCTTCTCCGGTCCCCGTTGAGGTCTCACTCATCGAGGTAGTTGGAATTACTGGCGAAGGAACATACGTTGAAGCTGCCGGTGGAGAGAATTTTGGCGGTGGTGGTAGTAGTGGTAGTGGTTCCTCCGCTAGAGACTACTATGCAATGTTTTCTCCAAAGGCAACCTTATTAGAGTCAAACTCAATGAAGTTATCATCAGCGCAACCTTTTCAAGGAGGATTTATTTTAGAGAAAGTAATGGGTCCATTATCCACGGGTCATTTGGAGCTCCGGACCCGAAACCCGAATGATAACCCAGTTGTGACTTTCAACTATTTCCAACACCCGGACGACCTAAAAAGATGCGTTCGAGGGATCCAAACTATAGAGAGAGTTGTGCAATCTAAGGCGTTTGCACGGTTTAAGTATGCGGATATGCCTTTTGAATATTTGCTTAACCTTACCGCCAGTACTCCAGTCAATCTGAGGCCGCCTCGAAGCGGTCCTGGAGCCTCGTTGCCTCCATCCGCTGAGGAATTTTGCCAACATACGGTTACAACAATTTGGCATTACCATGGAGGATGTGTTGTTGGTAGAGTGGTCGATGGGGATTATAAGGTTATTGGTATCGACCGACTTAGAGTCATTGACATGTCCACCGTTGGTTATTGTCCCGGTACAAACCCTCAAGCCACGGTTATGATGCTTGGCAG ATATATGGGTGTGAAGATCATGAGAGAGAGACTCATCAATAAGTAG
- the LOC106382384 gene encoding UDP-galactose/UDP-glucose transporter 4, with amino-acid sequence MKNSEEQMRSLFGISLSDKPRWQQFLICSSGFFFGYLVNGVCEEYVYNRLKFSYGWYFTFVQGLVYIVMIYLNGFTTKQMVNPWKTYVKLSAVLMGSHGLTKGSLAYLNYPAQIMFKSTKVLPVMVMGAFIPGLRRKYPVHEYISAMLLVIGLILFTLADAHTSPNFSIIGVMMISGALVMDAFLGNLQEAIFTLNPDTTQMEMLFCSTVVGLPFLVAPMILTGELFRAWTSCAQHPYVYGVLVFEAMATFVGQVSVLSLIALFGAATTAMITTARKAVTLLLSYLIFTKPLTEQHGTGLLLISMGIILKMVPDPNPNQKPKHSSSGQKLRKLELVKSEKEGDEESRPLV; translated from the exons ATGAAGAACAGCGAAGAACAAATGAGGTCACTGTTTGGAATAAGTCTTTCTGATAAACCAAGATGGCAACAGTTTCTCATATGTTCCTCTGGATTCTTCTTCGGTTACCTTGTTAATGGCGTCTGTGAG GAATATGTGTACAACCGGCTCAAATTCAG TTATGGATGGTATTTCACGTTTGTGCAAGGACTCGTGTACATTGTAATGATTTACCTAAATGGCTTCACGACAAAGCAAATGGTGAATCCATGGAAGACTTACGTGAAGCTATCTGCTGTCCTTATGGGATCTCATGGTCTCACCAAAGGCTCATTGGCTTATCTCAATTACCCTGctcaaatcatgttcaaatCGACTAAG GTTCTGCCGGTTATGGTAATGGGTGCATTTATACCGGGGTTAAGAAGAAAATACCCGGTCCATGAGTACATATCAGCTATGCTACTTGTGATCGGTTTAATCTTATTCACATTAGCCGATGCCCATACCTCCCCTAACTTCAGCATCATTGGGGTTATGATGATCTCAGGCGCTCTCGTTATGGATGCCTTTCTTGGTAACTTGCAAGAAGCCATCTTCACGTTGAATCCTGACACAACACAA ATGGAGATGCTGTTCTGCTCGACAGTAGTTGGTTTACCGTTCTTGGTTGCACCAATGATTCTTACCGGTGAGCTTTTCAGAGCCTGGACTTCATGTGCTCAA CATCCGTATGTGTATGGAGTGTTGGTGTTCGAAGCCATGGCTACATTTGTGGGACAAGTCTCGGTTCTATCCCTCATTGCGCTCTTTGGCGCAGCCACAACCGCTATG ATAACGACGGCGAGAAAAGCGGTAACGTTGCTACTATCTTACTTGATATTCACAAAGCCTTTAACGGAGCAGCACGGTACGGGATTGTTACTCATCTCTATGGGCATTATTCTCAAGATGGTTCCGGATCCCAATCCAAACCAGAAACCGAAACATTCGAGTTCGGGTCAAAAACTCCGGAAGTTGGAGCTGGTGAAGTCTGAGAAGGAAGGCGACGAAGAGAGCAGGCCTTTGGTCTAA
- the LOC106379918 gene encoding dehydration-responsive element-binding protein 1F: protein MDNYDGTNLAEMRPKRRAGRKVFNETRHPVFRGIRRRNGDKWVCEVREPTHQQRIWLGTYPTADMAARAHDVAALALRGRSACLNFADSAWRLPVPESNHPDVIRRVAAEAAEMFRPTEYGSEITVLPSYGSEVYMGSGSGSEERNVYGYVEEEEEVSTTMMRLATEPLMSPPRSYMEGVTPNGYMEEEMSYEDMSLWSYRY from the coding sequence ATGGATAATTATGATGGGACTAATCTGGCTGAGATGAGGCCAAAGAGGCGTGCGGGACGGAAAGTGTTCAACGAGACACGCCACCCAGTTTTCAGAGGTATACGGCGGAGGAACGGCGACAAATGGGTCTGCGAAGTCCGAGAGCCGACGCACCAGCAACGCATTTGGCTCGGGACCTACCCCACGGCGGACATGGCTGCGCGTGCGCACGACGTGGCGGCACTAGCTCTGCGCGGGAGATCCGCGTGTTTGAATTTCGCCGATTCCGCCTGGCGTCTCCCGGTGCCGGAGTCAAACCACCCGGATGTCATAAGGAGAGTGGCGGCTGAAGCGGCTGAAATGTTCAGGCCGACGGAGTACGGGAGTGAGATCACGGTTTTGCCCTCTTACGGTAGTGAGGTGTATATGGGCTCTGGCTCGGGATCGGAGGAGAGGAATGTTTATGGATAtgtggaggaggaagaggaagtcTCGACGACTATGATGAGACTTGCGACGGAGCCGTTAATGTCGCCGCCGCGGTCGTATATGGAAGGCGTGACTCCTAATGGTTACATGGAAGAAGAAATGAGCTATGAAGATATGTCACTCTGGAGTTACCGTTACTAA
- the LOC106382381 gene encoding ethylene-responsive transcription factor ERF027: MATNGLASRKKDPVYRGIRCRSGKWVCEIREPKKTTRIWLGTYPTAEMAAAAYDVAAIALKGREALLNFPGSVGSYPVPLSTSAADIRSAAAAAASMKGCEEEEENAKKKSSSFSKSRSSDFHVHDDMMASSSSRCVIDFMDEEELLNMPNFLADMAEGMMVAPPSWIGSHPSDDSPENFNDEDLWGN, translated from the coding sequence ATGGCTACTAACGGCTTAGCTAGCCGGAAAAAAGATCCAGTATACCGAGGCATCCGGTGCCGGAGCGGGAAATGGGTATGCGAGATCCGCGAGCCGAAGAAGACCACTCGAATCTGGCTCGGAACTTACCCCACAGCAGAGATGGCAGCTGCTGCCTACGACGTGGCTGCTATAGCTCTCAAAGGCAGAGAAGCCCTCTTGAACTTCCCAGGATCCGTCGGGTCATACCCGGTTCCCTTGTCAACATCCGCAGCGGATATTCGAAGCGCTGCAGCCGCGGCCGCCTCCATGAAAGGGtgtgaggaggaggaggaaaatgCAAAAAAGAAGAGTAGTAGTTTCTCAAAGTCAAGATCAAGTGATTTCCACGTACATGATGACATGATGGCGTCTTCTTCGTCACGGTGTGTGATAGATTTTATGGACGAAGAAGAATTGTTGAATATGCCTAATTTTCTGGCTGATATGGCGGAAGGGATGATGGTTGCGCCACCGTCATGGATAGGTTCTCATCCGTCGGATGACTCTCCGGAGAATTTCAATGATGAGGACTTGTGGGGCAACTGA
- the LOC106382383 gene encoding pentatricopeptide repeat-containing protein At1g12620-like, protein MRRFVQTRLLETGTLNLRTALVLSERAFSTLGKGKKVSYKERLRNGVVDIKKDDAVELFQSMIVSRPLPTIIHFSRLFSSLAKTRQYELVLSLSKQMELQGIAHNNYTLNIMINCFSRRRKLGFAFSAMAKMLKLGYEPDTVTFSTLVNGLCLEGRVSEAVALVDRMVGPNLVTLNTLVNGLCLNGKVYEAVALVDRMVENGCQPDQFTYGPILNRICKSGNTSLALDLLRKMEDRKVKPEAVTYNMIIDSLCKDGSLEDALNLFNEMERKGIKANVITYNTLISNFCNAGRWDEAAQLLRDMITRGITPNVITFSALIDIFVKEGKHVEAKELYNEMIARGIDPDTVTYNSLIYGLCMEKRLDEANQMMDVMVSKGCSPDSVTYNIIINGYCKAKRVEDGLKLFRKMSLREVVSYNTLVQGFCLSRKIEVAQELFQEMVSRGVDPDTVTYNILVDGLCENGKLEKALEIFEDLHKSEVELDIGIFNIIIHGMCNGSMIDKAWELFSSLAHKGVKADVKTYTIMIGGLCKKGSLSEADMLLRKMEEDGIAPNGCTYNTLIRAHLGGSGVATSVKLIEEMKRFGFAADASTMKMVIDMLSDGRLNKNFLGMLS, encoded by the coding sequence ATGCGGAGATTCGTTCAGACACGTCTTCTCGAGACAGGTACTCTGAATCTCAGAACTGCTCTAGTCTTGTCTGAACGAGCCTTTTCCACTCTCGGTAAAGGTAAGAAAGTCTCTTACAAAGAGAGGTTGAGGAATGGGGTTGTTGATATCAAGAAAGACGACGCTGTTGAGCTCTTCCAGTCAATGATTGTTTCTCGTCCTCTTCCCACTATCATTCACTTCAGTAGACTGTTTAGTTCCCTTGCCAAGACAAGACAGTACGAACTCGTGTTGTCCCTCTCCAAGCAGATGGAGTTGCAAGGAATCGCACATAACAACTACACTCTTAACATAATGATCAACTGCTTCTCCCGGCGCCGGAAGCTCGGTTTCGCTTTTTCCGCTATGGCCAAGATGTTGAAGCTTGGGTATGAGCCAGACACAGTCACGTTCTCGACTTTGGTAAACGGGTTATGTCTCGAAGGGAGAGTTTCTGAAGCTGTGGCGTTAGTTGATAGAATGGTGGGACCAAACCTGGTAACGCTCAACACTCTTGTCAATGGGCTTTGTCTGAATGGTAAAGTGTATGAAGCTGTAGCGTTAGTTGATCGGATGGTGGAAAATGGATGCCAGCCTGATCAGTTTACCTATGGTCCGATTTTGAACAGGATATGTAAGTCAGGGAACACTTCATTGGCTTTGGATTTGCTCAGGAAGATGGAAGATAGGAAGGTCAAGCCTGAAGCGGTTACATACAATATGATTATCGATAGTCTTTGCAAAGATGGGAGCCTTGAAGATGCGCTTAATCTCTTCAATGAAATGGAAAGGAAAGGGATCAAAGCAAATGTCATCACCTACAACACTCTCATAAGCAACTTCTGTAACGCTGGTAGATGGGATGAGGCTGCACAGTTGCTGAGAGATATGATCACACGGGGAATCACTCCCAACGTTATCACATTCAGTGCGTTGATTGACATTTTTGTGAAAGAGGGGAAGCATGTTGAGGCTAAAGAGTTGTACAATGAGATGATCGCAAGAGGTATAGATCCTGATACGGTTACATATAATTCTTTGATATATGGTTTGTGCATGGAGAAGCGTCTAGATGAGGCCAACCAGATGATGGATGTGATGGTCAGCAAAGGATGTAGTCCTGATAGTGTGACTTATAATATCATTATTAATGGATATTGTAAGGCTAAACGGGTGGAGGATGGTCTTAAACTCTTCCGGAAAATGTCTCTAAGAGAAGTGGTCAGTTATAACACTCTGGTCCAAGGGTTTTGTCTATCTAGAAAAATTGAGGTTGCACAAGAACTTTTCCAGGAGATGGTTTCTCGAGGTGTTGATCCTGATACTGTGACTTACAACATTTTGGTAGATGGGTTATGTGAGAATGGTAAACTAGAGAAGGCGTTGGAAATATTTGAGGATCTGCACAAGAGTGAGGTGGAACTTGATATTGGGATATTTAATATAATCATTCATGGGATGTGCAATGGTAGTATGATTGATAAAGCATGGGAGTTATTTAGTAGCCTTGCTCATAAAGGAGTGAAGGCTGATGTCAAAACATATACTATAATGATTGGAGGACTGTGTAAGAAAGGATCACTGTCTGAAGCGGATATGTTGCTTAGGAAAATGGAGGAAGATGGGATTGCGCCAAATGGGTGTACATACAACACACTGATCCGAGCTCATTTAGGAGGTAGTGGTGTAGCCACTTCGGTTAAACTCATAGAAGAAATGAAGAGGTTTGGGTTTGCTGCAGATGCTTCCACCATGAAGATGGTTATTGATATGTTATCAGATGGTAGATTGAACAAAAACTTTTTGGGTATGCTTTCTTGA
- the LOC106382385 gene encoding calcium-dependent protein kinase 26 yields the protein MGMELADKENTTSPLLQFRNCYKVASLTETILNPLNVSNLRDRYVLGEQLGWGQFGVIRVCSDKLTGERLACKSISKDRLVTQDDMKSIKLEIAIMTKLSGHPHVVDLKAVYEEEDYVHLVMELCAGGELFHKLEKYGRYSEVRARVLFRHLMQVVKFCHDNGIVHRDLKPENILMATVSSSSPIKLADFGLATYIKPGEKLSGTVGSPFYIAPEVLSGGYNEAADVWSAGVILYILLSGVPPFWGKTKSKIFDAVRAADLRFSGEPWDRITSHAKDLIRGMLCVDPSQRLSADDVLAHSWMEELSESGQERYGEDGVGCEGLENGGCSFSTGYVSREQDYSFNMGQLEPLVDNDCRSSFSSFLPADGNNVQTASGFGGFSFDGEQPESTSVCFSVTGLTSMPSFSFFSPSLETTEKNNVHETDGKLSGSSPKRLLPSLDASSQLERGEEGGENQTEAGGKAETRRERGNWARMSGLHSKRNRTIGLGELDQLVVDVAVTESIIRWASCTHIPTAPSLRLSLVC from the exons ATGGGTATGGAGCTAGCCGACAAGGAGAACACGACCTCACCTCTACTCCAATTCCGCAACTGCTACAAAGTCGCAAGCCTCACAGAAACCATTCTAAACCCACTAAACGTTTCTAATTTAAGAGACCGTTACGTCCTCGGAGAACAGCTAGGCTGGGGCCAGTTCGGTGTGATCAGAGTCTGTTCCGACAAGCTAACAGGAGAGCGCCTCGCCTGCAAGTCAATCTCCAAAGACAGGCTCGTAACGCAGGACGACATGAAGAGCATCAAGCTCGAGATCGCCATCATGACTAAGCTATCTGGACACCCTCACGTCGTGGATCTCAAGGCGGTTTACGAGGAGGAGGATTATGTGCATCTTGTGATGGAGCTGTGCGCGGGAGGCGAGCTGTTTCATAAGCTGGAGAAGTATGGGAGGTACTCTGAGGTTCGTGCAAGGGTGCTCTTCAGGCATTTGATGCAAGTGGTGAAGTTTTGTCATGATAATGGTATTGTACATAGGGATTTGAAGCCAGAGAACATTCTCATGGCTACtgtgtcttcttcctctcctatCAAACTAGCTGATTTTGGTCTGGCAACCTATATCAAGCCCG GTGAGAAGTTAAGTGGGACGGTTGGTAGTCCGTTTTATATAGCACCGGAGGTGTTATCAGGGGGGTATAACGAAGCAGCTGATGTATGGAGTGCAGGGGTTATTTTGTACATTCTACTCAGTGGAGTGCCTCCCTTTTGGGGAAAGACTAAGTCAAAGATTTTTGATGCTGTCAGGGCTGCAGATTTGAGGTTCTCCGGTGAGCCGTGGGACCGTATAACTTCACACGCCAAGGATCTGATCCGTGGGATGCTTTGTGTTGATCCTTCCCAAAGGTTGTCAGCTGATGATGTTCTAG CTCACTCTTGGATGGAGGAGTTGTCTGAATCAGGACAAGAACGGTATGGTGAAGATGGGGTTGGGTGTGAAGGGTTGGAGAATGGTGGATGCTCTTTCTCTACAGGATATGTTTCACGGGAGCAAGACTATAGCTTTAACATGGGGCAGTTAGAGCCATTGGTTGATAATGATTGTAGATCATCATTCTCCTCTTTCTTACCTGCGGATGGCAATAATGTACAGACAGCTTCTGGTTTTGGTGGGTTTTCTTTTGATGGGGAACAACCTGAATCAACCTCTGTTTGCTTCTCAGTAACTGGACTCACATCTATGCCAAGCTTTAGCTTTTTTAGTCCAAGCCTAGAGACGACAGAGAAGAACAACGTTCATGAAACAGATGGGAAACTTAGTG GCTCAAGCCCAAAGAGGTTACTGCCTTCACTGGATGCTTCTTCACAACTTGAGAGGGGAGAGGAAGGAGGTGAGAATCAGACAGAAGCAGGAGGAAAGGCAGAGACGAGAAGGGAAAGAGGAAACTGGGCAAGAATGTCAGGTCTGCACAGCAAAAGAAACCGGACCATAGGACTTGGTGAGCTAGATCAGTTGGTGGTGGATGTTGCAGTCACTGAGTCGATCATCCGGTGGGCGTCTTGCACGCATATTCCCACTGCTCCATCCCTCAGATTGTCTCTCGTCTGCTAA
- the LOC106379920 gene encoding expansin-A7 yields MGPVSSSWSFNKFFAIVFVVFAISGEFVAGYYKPSPWRYAHATFYGDETGSETMGGACGYGNLFNSGYGLATAALSTTLFKDGYGCGQCFQIMCVKSKHCYYGNPSTVVTATNLCPPNWYQDSNNGGWCNPPRTHFDMAKPAFMKLANWKAGIIPVAYRRVACKRSGGMRFQFQGNAYWLLIFVMNVGGAGDIKSMAVKGSRTNWISMSHNWGASYQAFSSLYGQSLSFRVTSYTTGETVYAWNVAPSNWNAGMTYKSSANFR; encoded by the exons ATGGGTCCAGTCTCAAGTTCTTGGAGCTTCAACAAATTCTTTGCTATAGTTTTCGTCGTCTTCGCTATCTCTGGTGAGTTTGTCGCCGGATATTACAAGCCCAGCCCGTGGAGATACGCTCATGCCACTTTCTACGGCGACGAAACCGGTAGTGAAACCATGG GTGGTGCATGTGGGTATGGAAACCTGTTTAACAGCGGATACGGCTTGGCCACAGCTGCGCTAAGCACGACATTGTTCAAAGACGGTTACGGATGCGGCCAATGTTTCCAAATAATGTGTGTGAAGTCGAAACATTGTTACTATGGAAACCCATCGACGGTGGTCACAGCCACTAACCTTTGCCCTCCTAATTGGTACCAAGATTCCAACAATGGTGGTTGGTGCAACCCTCCTAGAACCCATTTCGATATGGCTAAACCTGCTTTCATGAAGCTCGCTAACTGGAAGGCCGGTATCATCCCTGTTGCATACCGCAG AGTCGCATGCAAAAGGAGTGGAGGTATGAGGTTTCAGTTCCAAGGCAATGCTTATTGGCTTCTCATCTTCGTCATGAATGTTGGCGGTGCCGGAGACATAAAGAGCATGGCCGTGAAAGGTAGTCGGACTAATTGGATAAGCATGAGCCACAACTGGGGGGCTTCTTACCAAGCCTTTTCCTCTCTCTATGGTCAGTCCCTCTCTTTCCGGGTCACTTCTTACACAACCGGTGAAACCGTCTATGCTTGGAACGTTGCTCCGTCTAACTGGAACGCTGGCATGACTTACAAGAGTAGTGCCAATTTCCGCTAA
- the LOC106382386 gene encoding copper chaperone for superoxide dismutase, chloroplastic/cytosolic-like: MASILRSVATATAAVAAASAIPIAIALSSSSSSSSTKSQSTNLSFLPRSSPRRLGLSRSFASSPMTTVPASDRNLRQEDRVMPQLLTEFMVDMKCEGCVNAVKNKLETVEGIEKVEVDLPNQVVRILGSSPVKAMTQALEQTGRKARLIGQGVPQDFLVSAAVAEFKGPDIFGVVRFAQVSMELARIEANFTGLSPGKHSWCINEYGDLTNGAASTGNLYNPLQDHTHTEPLGGLGTLEADQSGEAFYTGKKEKLKVVDLIGRAVVVYKTEDKNSGPGLTAAVIARSAGVGENYKKLCTCDGTVIWEATDSDFVTSN, from the exons atgGCTTCAATTCTGCGGTCAGTGGCAACTGCTACAGCCGCCGTAGCAGCCGCGTCTGCGATTCCAATCGCGATCGCcctctcctcttcttcatcttcctcctctACCAAATCTCAATCTACCAATCTCTCCTTCCTCCCCCGATCGTCTCCACGTCGCTTGGGGCTTTCACGAAGCTTCGCCAGCTCTCCGATGACGACCGTCCCCGCTTCTGATCGTAATCTCCGTCAG GAGGATCGAGTCATGCCTCAGCTTCTT ACTGAGTTCATGGTGGATATGAAGTGTGAGGGTTGCGTTAACGCCGTGAAGAACAAGTTAGAAACTGTTGAAG GGATTGAGAAAGTGGAGGTGGATCTGCCTAACCAAGTTGTGAGGATACTTGGATCTTCTCCTGTTAAGGCTATGACTCAAGCTTTGGAGCAAACCGGTCGTAAAGCTCGTTTGATTGGCCAAGGTGTTCCTCAAG ACTTCTTGGTCTCGGCTGCAGTGGCGGAGTTCAAAGGACCAGACATCTTTGGGGTGGTTAGATTTGCTCAGGTCAGTATGGAGCTCGCGAGGATTGAAGCCAACTTTACTGGCTTGTCTCCCGGTAAACACAGTTGGTGTATCAACGAGTATGGAGATCTCACAAACGGAGCAGCCAGCACCGGGAACTTGTACAACCCACTTCAAGATCATACCCACACAGAG CCATTGGGCGGCCTGGGAACACTAGAGGCAGACCAAAGCGGAGAGGCGTTTTACACGGGGAAGAAAGAGAAGCTCAAGGTTGTGGATCTAATTGGGAGAGCCGTGGTGGTTTACAAGACAGAGGATAAGAACTCAGGGCCTGGATTAACAGCTGCAGTGATTGCTAGAAGCGCAGGAGTTGGAGAAAACTACAAGAAGCTTTGTACTTGTGATGGTACTGTCATTTGGGAAGCTACAGACAGCGATTTCGTTACCAGTAATTAA